A region from the Podarcis raffonei isolate rPodRaf1 chromosome 11, rPodRaf1.pri, whole genome shotgun sequence genome encodes:
- the LOC128423686 gene encoding LOW QUALITY PROTEIN: interleukin-6 receptor subunit beta-like (The sequence of the model RefSeq protein was modified relative to this genomic sequence to represent the inferred CDS: substituted 1 base at 1 genomic stop codon), protein MMQLGESTGVTGVKKXLGSQLKIELNPSEANGIILKYDVSILGKPPLHFQQQFYSLNTTQLTLNVENGTYEVRIKASNSVGESPASVLLIPATNSRAPVKNLTAFPKDGKLWVEWIAPKTDVNRYIIEWYEECDNLTCASEWQQESGTKNRTFLRGGIKPRKSYKISVYPLYSNGQGEERSIQAYLEEDAPAIGPTVRTAKVGKTDALIEWEPLSVEEQNGFIKYYNIIYRTATGNETVVFVDPSKTEYPLSSLSSDTLYMVQVAAYTKNGGKRGPAFTFTTKKFAEGEIEAIVVPVCLAILLFTLLGVLFCFNKRDSIKKHIWPNVPDPSKSVIAQWSPQTPSKHFHHSKDQIYPEGSFTDVSVVEIDKKSFSEQDPKPFDLLRKEKNASEGHSSGIGGSSCMSSPRQSVSDSDEGEPAQNTSSTVQYSTVVPNGYRDQIPSVQVFSRSESTQPLLDSEERPEDPPVLGSNNSTPRHRYFKQNCNNDDTVTDEPHLDGAKQISPINEEDAAGPQTLQMCSSGPDEHDVALAGAFHPSPKGLAAEFETMRTNAVTEDEVPKCYLPQTVKQGGYMPQ, encoded by the exons ATGATGCAAC TTGGGGAGAGCACTGGAGTGACTGGAGTAAAGAAGTAGTTGGGTTCACAGCTGAAGATA GAGTTAAATCCTTCTGAAGCTAATGGAATAATTTTGAAATACGATGTATCTATCTTGGGAAAGCCACCACTTCATTTTCAACAGCAATTCTACAGTCTGAACACCACACAGCTGACTCTAAATGTAGAAAATGGGACATATGAAGTGAGAATTAAAGCATCGAACAGTGTGGGTGAATCTCCTGCATCAGTTTTGCTGATCCCAGCAACTAACTCAAGAG CTCCTGTGAAAAATCTTACAGCATTTCCTAAAGATGGCAAGCTCTGGGTAGAGTGGATAGCTCCTAAAACTGATGTTAATAGATACATAATTGAATGGTATGAAGAGTGTGACAATTTGACATGTGCTAGTGAATGGCAACAGGAGTCTGGAACGAAAAATCGCACATTTTTAAGAG GAGGCATAAAGCCACGGAAAAGCTATAAAATAAGTGTGTATCCATTATATTCAAATGGTCAAGGAGAAGAAAGATCAATACAAGCATACCTTGAAGAAGATG CACCTGCTATAGGTCCCACTGTTCGCACAGCAAAAGTTGGAAAAACTGATGCCCTTATTGAATGGGAACCTCTTTCAGTAGAAGAACAGAATGGATTTATCAAATACTACAATATAATTTACAGAACAGCTACTGGAAATGAAACGG TTGTGTTTGTGGACCCTTCTAAAACGGAGTACCCACTGTCGTCCTTATCAAGTGACACTTTATATATGGTGCAAGTAGCAGCATACACAAAAAACGGAGGGAAAAGGGGCCCCGCTTTTACATTTACTACAAAGAAATTTG CGGAAGGAGAAATTGAAGCAATTGTTGTCCCTGTGTGCCTAGCAATCCTGCTATTTACTCTTTTAGGTGTATTATTTTGCTTCAACAAACGAGATAG CATCAAGAAGCACATCTGGCCTAACGTGCCTGATCCTTCTAAGAGTGTTATTGCCCAGTGGTCACCACAAACACCATCAaag CATTTTCATCATTCCAAAGATCAGATATATCCAGAAGGCAGCTTTACTGATGTCAGTGTGGTTGAAATTGACAAGAAGTCATTTTCCGAACAGGATCCTAAGCCTTTTGACTTGCTTAGAAAGGAGAAAAATGCCTCCGAAGGGCACAGCAGTGGTATAGGGGGGTCATCCTGCATGTCTTCTCCTCGACAAAGCGTTTCTGACAGCGATGAAGGCGAACCTGCTCAAAATACTTCCAGCACTGTGCAGTATTCAACTGTTGTACCCAATGGCTACCGGGACCAGATACCTTCAGTCCAAGTCTTTTCAAGGTCTGAGTCAACGCAGCCTCTACTAGACTCGGAGGAGAGGCCTGAAGATCCGCCAGTGCTGGGAAGCAACAACTCAACACCAAGACATCGCTATTTCAAACAGAATTGTAATAACGATGATACAGTCACGGATGAGCCTCATTTGGATGGGGCAAAACAGATTTCTCCAATAAATGAGGAAGATGCTGCTGGACCTCAGACTTTGCAAATGTGTAGCTCTGGCCCAGATGAACATGATGTTGCCTTAGCAGGTGCTTTCCACCCAAGCCCCAAAGGACTAGCTGCAGAGTTTGAAACAATGAGAACAAATGCAGTGACAGAGGATGAGGTCCCAAAGTGTTACTTACCACAGACTGTAAAGCAGGGTGGTTATATGCCCCAGTGA